A genomic window from Melopsittacus undulatus isolate bMelUnd1 chromosome 7, bMelUnd1.mat.Z, whole genome shotgun sequence includes:
- the LOC117436442 gene encoding olfactory receptor 1038-like produces MGGNQTQIKFILLGITDRPCAQTPLFVLFLLIYIVTLVGNVGIITLVQVSPSLHTPMYFFLTHFAFTDICYSTVISPRMLADLLSEDKTISFTACMMQYLIFAFFAISECYLLAMMAYDRHVAICQPLLYVTIISSRVCWQLVASSYLFSFLSAIIYTWCVFGGSFCGPNRIDHFFCDVVPVLKLVCSDTHSSEMVIFAFITINLVGTSMVILLSYISIICTVLRMCSAQSRARAFHTCTSHLMAVSSFFGSAFFMYLQPSSSHRSLDKVASIFYAVVTPMLNPFIYSLRNKEVKGALVDCKSRFFNHWQHRRVLSLRT; encoded by the coding sequence ATGGGAGGAAATCAAACCCAGATTAAATTCATCCTGTTAGGAATTACAGACAGACCATGTGCACAGACCCCTCTGTTCGTGTTGTTTCTGTTGATTTACATTGTCACTCTGGTGGGGAACGTTGGCATTATCACATTGGTTCAggtgtctcccagcctccacacccctatgtacttcttcctcacccatttTGCCTTCACtgacatctgctattccacagtcatctcccccaggatgctggcagacctcttatcagaggacaaaaccatttctttcactgcctgcatgatgcagtacctcatctttgctttctttgctattAGTGAGTGTTacctgctggccatgatggcctatgaccggcacgttgccatctgccagcccctgctctatgtgaccatcatctccagccgtgtctgctggcagctggtagcatcatcctacctattctccttcctcagtgccatcatctacacatggtgtgtgtttggaggttccttctgtggtcccaaccgcattgaccacttcttctgtgatgTTGTCCCTGTTCTAAAGCTCgtgtgctctgacacccacagcagtgagatggtCATCTTTGCCTTCATCACCATCAATCTGGTGGGCACGAGCATGgtcattttgctctcctacatctctatcatctgcacagtgctgaggatgtgctcagcacagagcagggccagagccttCCACACCTGCACCTCCCATTTGATGGCGGTTTCCTCATTCTTTGGGTCAGCATTCTTCATGTACCTACAACCTTCTTCTAGCCATAGGAGCCTGGATAAGGTGGCCTCCATCTTCTACGCCGTGGTCAcccccatgctcaacccattcatctacagcctgaggaacaaggaggtgaagggggCTCTTGTGGACTGCAAGAGCAGGTTTTTCAACCACTGGCAACATAGAAGAGTTTTATCATTAAGGACATGA
- the LOC117436444 gene encoding olfactory receptor 1020-like has product MAYDRHVAICQPLLYVTIISSRVCWQLVASSYLFAFLSATVYTWCVFGGSFCGPNRIDHFFCDEVPVLKLVCSDTHSSEMVIFAFVTINVVGTSMIILLSYISILHTVLRMCSAQSRTRAFHTCTSHLMAVASFFGTKVFMYLQPPSSHRSQDKVASIIYTIITPMLNPFIYP; this is encoded by the exons atggcctatgaccggcacgttgccatctgccagcccctgctctatgtgaccatcatctccagccgtgtctgctggcagctggtagcatcaTCCTACCTATTTGCCTTCCTCAGTGCCACCGTCTACAcatggtgtgtgtttggaggttccttctgtggtcccaaccgcattgaccacttcttctgCGATGAAGTTCCTGTGCTGAAGCTCgtgtgctctgacacccacagcagtgagatggtCATCTTTGCCTTTGTCACCATCAATGTGGTGGGCACGAGCATGatcattttgctctcctacatCTCTATTCTCCACACCgtgctgaggatgtgctcagcacagagcaggaccAGAGCCTTCCACACCTGCACCTCCCATTTGATGGCTGTTGCCTCCTTCTTTGGTACAAAGGTCTTCATGTACTTACAACCTCCATCTAGTCACAGGAGTCAGGATAAAGTGGCCTCCATCATCTATACCATCATCAcccccatgctcaacccattcatct ATCCTTGA
- the LOC117436445 gene encoding olfactory receptor 1038-like — protein sequence MGGNQTQIKFILLGITDSPHAQTPVFVLFLLIYIVTLVGNVGIISLVRVSPSLHTPMYFFLTHFAFTDICYSTVISPRMLADLLSEDKTISFTACMMQYLIFAFFAISECYLLATMAYDRHVAICQPLLYVTIISSRVCWQLVASSYLFAFLSAIIYTWCVFGGSFCGPNRIDHFFCDVVPVLKLVCSDTHSSEMVIFAFVTINVVGTSMFILLSYISIICTVLRMCSAQSRARAFHTCTSHLMAVSLFFGPAFFMYLQPSSSHRSLDKVASIFYAVVTPMLNPFIYSLRNKEVKGALVDCKSRFFNHWQHRRVLSLRT from the coding sequence TGTTGATTTACATTGTCACTCTGGTGGGGAACGTTGGCATTATCTCATTGGTTCGGGTATCTCCCAGCCTtcacacccccatgtacttcttcctcacccatttTGCCTTCACtgacatctgctattccacagtcatctcccccaggatgctggcagacctcttatcagaggacaaaaccatttctttcactgcctgcatgatgcagtacctcatctttgctttctttgctattAGTGAGTGTTACCTGCTGGCCACGATGGCCTATGACCGGCAcgttgccatctgccagcccctgctctatgtgaccatcatctccagccgtgtctgctggcagctggtagcatcatcctacctattcgccttcctcagtgccatcatctacacatggtgtgtgtttggaggttccttctgtggtcccaaccgcattgaccacttcttctgtgatgTTGTCCCTGTTCTAAAGCTCgtgtgctctgacacccacagcagtgagatggtCATCTTTGCCTTTGTCACCATCAATGTGGTGGGCACGAGCATGttcattttgctctcctacatctctatcatctgcacagtgctgaggatgtgctcagcacagagcagggccagagccttCCACACCTGCACCTCCCATTTAATGGCAGTTTCCTTATTCTTTGGGCCAGCCTTCTTCATGTACCTACAACCTTCTTCTAGCCATAGGAGCCTGGATAAGGTGGCCTCCATCTTCTACGCCGTGGTCAcccccatgctcaacccattcatctacagcctgaggaacaaggaggtgaagggggCTCTTGTGGACTGCAAGAGCAGGTTTTTCAACCACTGGCAACATAGAAGAGTTTTATCATTAAGGACATGA
- the LOC117436443 gene encoding olfactory receptor 1020-like yields the protein MGGNNTQTKFILLGITESPHAQTPLFVLFLLIYIVTLMGNVGIITLVRVSPSLHTPMYFFLTHFAFIDICYSTVISPRMLADLLSEDKTISFTACMMQFFTFAFLATIECHLLAMMAYDRHVTICQPLLYVTIISSRVCWQLVASSYLLSFLSAIIYTWSVFGGSFCGPNHIDHFFCDVVPVLKLVCSDTHSSEMVIFALFTINVIGTGMVILLSYISIIRTVLRMCSAQSRARAFHTCTSHLMVVSIFFGTGLFMYLQPSSSHRSLDKLASILYTAVTPMLNPFIYSLRNKEVKGALIKCVRRLFNPWHRTRAVS from the coding sequence ATGGGAGGAAATAACACGCAGACTAAATTCATCCTGTTGGGAATCACAGAGAGCCCCCATGCACAGACCcctctttttgtcttgtttctatTGATTTACATTGTCACTCTGATGGGGAACGTTGGCATTATCACATTGGTTCGggtgtctcccagcctccacacccccatgtacttcttcctcacccatttCGCCTTCATtgacatctgctattccacagtcatctcccccaggatgctggcagacctcttatcagaggacaaaaccatttctttcactgcctgcatgatgcagttcttcacctttgctttcttagCTACTATTGAGtgtcacctgctggccatgatggCCTACGACCGGCACGTTaccatctgccagcccctgctctatgtgaccatcatctccagccgtgtctgctggcagctggtagcatcaTCCTACCTATTGTCCTTCCTCAGTGCCATCATCTACACATGGAGCGTGTTTGGAGGTTCCTTCTGTGGTCCCAACCAcattgaccacttcttctgtgatgTTGTCCCTGTGCTAAAGCTCgtgtgctctgacacccacagcagtgagatggtCATCTTTGCCTTATTCACCATCAATGTGATAGGCACAGGCATGgtcattttgctctcctacatCTCTATCATCCGCACTgtgctgaggatgtgctcagcacagagcagggccagagccttCCACACCTGCACCTCCCATTTGATGGTTGTTTCCATATTCTTTGGGACAGGATTGTTCATGTACCTACAACCCTCTTCTAGCCACAGGAGCCTGGATAAGCTGGCCTCCATCCTTTACACAGCGGTCAcccccatgctcaacccattcatctacagcctgaggaacaaggaggtgaagggaGCTCTGATCAAGTGTGTGAGGAGGTTGTTCAACCCGTGGCACCGTACAAGAGCTGTATCATGA